DNA from Pseudomonas putida:
ATCCGATCAAGGCCGCTATCGAACGGGTCAAGGCGCAAAAAGCTGCCAGCAACGACGCTGCGCTCAAGCAGGCCAAGATCGCGGCCGCCATGAGCCGCACGCAACTGAACAAAGCCCGCAGTGCCTTCGGCGCCACACCGAACGAGGCGCAGCTTGCCCAGTTACAGCTGCTGGAAAAAGCAGCCACAGACGCCCAACAGCACCTCGATGCCCTCCAAGCCGGGGCGGATCATGTCCGCGCCTGATCCACGCTTGCAAAGCACCATGGGCCAGGTGCTGCTGGCTTGTGTGCCTGGCCTGCTGGGATTGCTTTGGCTGCACGGCTGGGGGGTATTGTTCAACTTGCTGTTCTGCGCAAGTACCGCGCTGGCCTGCGAAGCGCTGCTCCTGGGCCTACGCGGCCATCCTCCACAACCGGCGCTGGCCGATGGCAGCGCCTTGGTGACCGCCGTGCTACTGGCCGCCGCACTCCCCCCCCATGCCCCCTGGTGGTTGCCGGTCATCGCCACGAGCGTCGCCATCGGCATCGGCAAACAGGCTTTTGGCGGCGTCGGCCGCAACCTCTTCAACCCCGCGATGGTCGGTTATGCCTTCGTGCTCCTGAGCTTCCCGTTGCAGATGAACCAATGGCCGGGCCAATCGCCTGGGCTCATGGAAAGCCTACACGGACTTTGGGCCCGCAGCGGACAAATCGACGCTTGGGCTACCCCGACGGTACTCGATGGCCTGCGCCACAATCGAAGCCTGACCCTCGACGAACTGTTCGCCCAGCACCCAGGGTTCGGCGCGGTCGGGGGGCGAGGCAGTGAATGGGTGAATGCTGGGTTCCTAGTGGGCGGGCTATTCCTGCTTCAGCGCAAGATCATCAGCTGGCACGCGCCGGCCGGCTTGCTCGCCGGCTTGTTCCTGTTCAGTCTGCTGTGCTGGAACGGTTCGGGCTCCGACTCCAATGGCTCGCCCCTGCTGCATTTGTTTTCCGGCTCGACCATGCTGGCCGCGTTCTTCATCGCCACTGAGCCTGTGTCCGGCCCCAAGAGTGCTCAGGCCCGGCTGCTGTTCGGTTTCGGCACGGGCTTGCTCATCTATCTGATCCGAACCTGGGGGAGCTACCCCGACGGAACGGCGTTCGCCATCTTGCTGATGAACCTTGCCGTGCCGGGTCTGGAGCGATACGCCGCACGCCGCACGCAGGCCGCGCCATGAACCGCACAGCGCGTGCTGTTCTGTTGGTGACCGTCGTTGGCGCACTGTCACTGGCCGTGACACTGATCTGGCGACACTGGACGCTCTCGCCGATCCTGCAAGCCGAGCAACAACTGCAAACCCGTCAATGGCTTTCAGTGCTTCCTGACAGCAGCTACGACAACCAGCCCCTGCAAGCGCCCCTGGCCCTGCGCGATGCCCGCCTGCCCCATAGCGAATTGCTCGCCGGCTACCGTGCCACACTGGGAGGAAGGCCGAGCGCCATCTTGCTGCGCAGTCAGGTTCAGGGCTATGCCGGCCCGATAGTCCTGGCGATCGCAATCACTCCCGATGGGCGCCTGCTGGGCATCCAGGTACTCGAACAACAGGAAAGCCCAGGTCTGGGGGCCCGCTTGATCGACCCTGGTGTGAACTGGTTGGCGCAATTTGCGGGTCACACCCCGACCAGCAGATGGGCGCTGAAGCGCGATCAAGGGGATTTCGACCAACTGGCGGGTGCCACCGTCACCTCACGAGCAGTGATCGACGCATTGCAGGACGCCTTGCGCTATTTCGACACACATCGCACTGCCCTGCTGGAGGCGCGTGATCATGACTAGGTTCGGGCTACTGGGGGTGAGCGCGATATCGTTGATCGGCGCGACCTCGACATTGGCACAAGGGGTGATGATCGGCCTGTGCGCGGCGGTGATCATGATCATCCATCAGGCCTTGATGACACCACTGCGCAAGACGTTGGCTGATACGCCTCGCTTGCTGGCCAGCCTGCTGCTGCTCGCCGGCCTGGCCAGTTGCCTGCAATTGGGCTTGAACGCTTGGTCGCTACCCTTGGCCCTGACGCTCGGCCATTACCCGGCCTTGTTGAGCATGCAGAGTCTGGCTGTGGACCACCTGCTGCCCACGACGGGGCGCTGGCGCCATCTCACTGTTTATATGGTCACCCTGTTGATGCTATGCGCACTGCTTGGCGGCTGTCGTCAATGGCTGGCAAGCGGGCCAGGCATCCACCTGGCGAGCCTTGCGCCAGGGGG
Protein-coding regions in this window:
- a CDS encoding RnfABCDGE type electron transport complex subunit D; this translates as MSAPDPRLQSTMGQVLLACVPGLLGLLWLHGWGVLFNLLFCASTALACEALLLGLRGHPPQPALADGSALVTAVLLAAALPPHAPWWLPVIATSVAIGIGKQAFGGVGRNLFNPAMVGYAFVLLSFPLQMNQWPGQSPGLMESLHGLWARSGQIDAWATPTVLDGLRHNRSLTLDELFAQHPGFGAVGGRGSEWVNAGFLVGGLFLLQRKIISWHAPAGLLAGLFLFSLLCWNGSGSDSNGSPLLHLFSGSTMLAAFFIATEPVSGPKSAQARLLFGFGTGLLIYLIRTWGSYPDGTAFAILLMNLAVPGLERYAARRTQAAP
- a CDS encoding NADH:quinone oxidoreductase → MTRFGLLGVSAISLIGATSTLAQGVMIGLCAAVIMIIHQALMTPLRKTLADTPRLLASLLLLAGLASCLQLGLNAWSLPLALTLGHYPALLSMQSLAVDHLLPTTGRWRHLTVYMVTLLMLCALLGGCRQWLASGPGIHLASLAPGGVMLLGLLLALYNRLRPGAAPSRRQGSL
- a CDS encoding RnfABCDGE type electron transport complex subunit G, which codes for MNRTARAVLLVTVVGALSLAVTLIWRHWTLSPILQAEQQLQTRQWLSVLPDSSYDNQPLQAPLALRDARLPHSELLAGYRATLGGRPSAILLRSQVQGYAGPIVLAIAITPDGRLLGIQVLEQQESPGLGARLIDPGVNWLAQFAGHTPTSRWALKRDQGDFDQLAGATVTSRAVIDALQDALRYFDTHRTALLEARDHD